GTGATCGGCTCGCGAAGTAGACCACGGGGCAACAGATGCCCGTAACCAAACGGACACGTCGCATCGATCACGACGATGTCCAGATCGCGATGTAGACGGCGATGCTGAAATCCGTCGTCCATCAGGATGACTTCGGCTTCGAGTTCTTCGACGACGATCCGCGCGGCTTCGACACGATCGGGGTTCTGAACGTGGGGAACGTCCGGGAGCCGATCATGCAGTTCAAGTGCTTCGTCGTTGACGTCGTTATCCCCACGGCCGTATCCGCGACTGATGATCATCACCCGTCGCCCGCGTGATCGAAACCACTTTGCCAAATAGCAAACGATGGGCGTCTTGCCGGTTCCGCCGGTCGTCAGGTTGCCGACGCTGATCACAGGCACCCCGGCCGCGTGCGTTTCCAGCTTGCCCGAATCGTACTGTCGATTGCGACGCTTGACCGCGATTGCGTAGGGAAATGATCCGACGCGCAGCACGCCGCGAGCCAGCATTGCCGCTGGCCCGCGTCGCTGGCCGCTCATGATCGATCGGAAATCCCACTTCATCCCGATACGATAACGTGCGATGGTCCGCCCCAACAGCGATCACCGATCGTCGTGAAATGTGCGACCAACCGTCGCGACCGATCGGGTCTGTCGCCTTGGGCGGTGTGGGTGGTACTATCTTGGCGAGAGTACGACACGAACCAGGAACCAATCCATGACCGGCAATACCGCGAAAATCATCTACACGTTCACCGACGAAGCGCCAGCGCTGGCGACTCATTCGCTGCTGCCGATCGTCCAGGCTTATTGCCAAGCGGTTGGCGTACAAATTGAAACGCGGGATATTTCGCTTGCCGGTCGGATCTTGGCCAACTTTTCCGATTTCTTGACCGACGAGCAACGGTGCCCCGATGCATTGGCCGAACTGGGTGAACTTGCCAAAACGCCCCAAGCTAACATCATCAAGTTGCCCAACATCAGTGCCTCGATTCCTCAGTTGATCGAAGCGATCGAAGAACTTCAATCGAAGGGGTTCGCCATACCGAGCTTTCCCGACGATCCGAAAACCGAAGAACAACAGTCGATTCGCGCATGCTACGCCAAAGTCCTCGGAAGTGCGGTCAATCCGGTGCTCCGCGAAGGCAACTCGGACCGCCGTGTTGCCGCACCCGTCAAGGCATACGCTCGCAAAAATCCGCACTCGATGGGTGCTTGGTCGCCCGATTCGAAGACTTGTGTTGCGTCGATGGCAAGCGGTGACTTTTATGGAAGCGAACGATCGCACGTGATGTCCAAAGCGGGCAACGTCCGCATCGTTTGGATTGGCAAAGACGGAAACAAGAAGGTCTTGAAGGACGCTTTGTCGCTGCAGGCGGCCGAGGTCATCGATGCATCGGTGATGAGTCGCGCGGAATTGCGCCGATTTCTTACGGAAGCGGTTGCGGACGCCCGCGCCAACGGCTTGTTGATGTCGCTTCACATGAAGGCGACGATGATGAAGGTTTCCGATCCAATCATCTTCGGACATTGCGTGACGGTCTACTTTGCGGACGTCTTTGAAAAGCACGCGGACACGTTCAAGCAGATCGGCGTCGACCCGAACAACGGCCTGGGCGATGTCTACGCGAAGATCCAATCCCTTGATGCGGAAAAACAAACCGAAATCAAATCCGATATCGAAGCGACCTACGCCAAGGGTCCGGCGCTGGCGATGGTGGATTCGGACAAAGGCATCACCAACTTGCACGTGCCAAGCGACGTGATCATCGACGCATCGATGCCGGCGGCCATCCGAGCGTCGGGCAAGATGTGGGGGGCCGATGGGAAGCTCCATGACATGCTGGCGATCATTCCCGATCGTTGTTATTCGGGCGTCTACCAAGCCACAATCGACTTCTGCAAGACTCACGGTGCGTTCGACGTGTCAACGATGGGCAGCGTCGCGAACGTCGGACTGATGGCCCAAAAAGCAGAAGAATACGGATCGCACGACAAGACGTTCCAAATCGCCGGCGAAGGCGTTGTGCGAGTCGTCGATGACGCCGAAACGGTGTTGATGGAACACGCCGTTCGCGAAGGCGATATTTGGCGGATGTGCCAAACCAAGGACGCGCCGATCCGCGACTGGGTCCGCCTAGCAGTGGCTCGAGCACGTGCGACGGGTTCACCAGCGATCTTCTGGTTGGACGAAAATCGCGATCACGACGCGAACTTGATCAAAAAGGTCACGGAATACCTGCCCGATCATGACACCGAAGGTCTCGAAATCTTGATCATGTCGCCCGTCGACGCGACCACGTACACATGCGAACGGGCACGGCAGGGTAAGGACACGATCTCGGTCACCGGGAATGTGTTGCGAGATTACTTGACGGACTTGTTTCCGATCATCGAATTGGGAACCAGCGCTAAGATGCTGTCGATTGTTCCGTTGTTGGCGGGCGGCGGTTTGTTCGAAACAGGAGCCGGTGGGTCCGCCCCCAAGCACGTCGAACAACTGGTGAGCGAAGGCCACTTGCGATGGGATTCACTGGGTGAATTCCTGGCAATCGCGGTCTCGCTGGAAGACCTAGCATCGAAGACGGCGGACGGAGACATCAAGGTTCTAGCGTCGACATTGAACGATGCGACATCGAGACTACTGGACGAAGACAAGTCGCCCAGCCGCAGCGTTGGCGAATTGGACAACCGAGGCAGCCATTTCTACTTGGCGATGTTCTGGGCCCAAGCACTCGCTTCACAAGATACCAGCCCAAGATTGAAGAGTGCGTTCGCCGAGCTAGCGACAAAGCTGGCCGAACACGAGTCGCAAATTGTGGCCGAGCTTAACGGCGCGCAGGGCAAACCAGTCGACATCGGCGGCTATTACTATGCCGACGAATCGAAGGTCCAAGCAGCGATGCGTCCCAGCCAAACGTTTAACGCGGCGATCGCTTCGCTGGTCAGCTAGTGCGACGATGAAAGGCTCGCAACCTGGCTGCGGGCCGATTCAGAAAACGGGATCACTTGTTACTGAGCGCCGCCCCGTTTGGGGCGATATCCGGTGCTCTTTCGTTCGCGACGTTCCTTGACGCTTCCCTTCTTCTTGTCGGGCGCGCCGTCGGCTTTCGGGATCGTGTGGACGTAGTCTCCGCGGAATCGTTTGTTAGCGTCTTCGCGGCGCCGATGCTGAGCCTCTTTGGGCGGCTTCGACGGGATCAAGCATTCACACCCGTCGCCCACCAAGTCCATGCGGCCGACCGAACGCAGTGCCTCGCGGACTTCGAAGTAATTCTCGGGCTTGAAGAACTGCATCAGTGCCCGTTGCATCTTGCGTTCTTTCATTGCCTTGGCGATGTACACCGGTTTTTTCGTGAACGGGTCCATTTCGGTGTAATACATCGTCGTCGCGACGTCCAACGGCGCCGGAATGAAGTCTTGAACCGCGTCCGGCTTGTAACCGTTTCGTTTCAAAAACAGCGCCAACTCGATCATCGCGGACACGTCGCTGCCGGGGTGCGAAGCGATGAAGTAGGGCACAATGAACTGCTTCTTGCCGACCCGTTCGGATTCTTGATTGAACACTTCGGTGAAGTGCTCGAAGTCGTCGTTTTTGGGTTTGCGCATCTTGTTCAGCGTCCCAGCATCGACATGCTCAGGCGCAACCTTCAGTTTTCCGCCGACATGGTGGGCGGTCAATTCTTTCAGGTATTCGGGCGACGTCCGAGCCAAGTCCATGCGAATGCCGCTGGCGACGAGGACCTTTTTCACGCCGGGGATCGCACGAGCTTCTCGCATCAATTCGATGACCGGCGTGTGGTCGACGCCAAGGAGTTTGCAGATTTTGGGGTGAACGCACGACTGACGCCGGCAAACGGCTTCGACTTCCGGCTTGGTACATTGCATATGATACATGTTGGCGGTCGGTCCGCCGATGTCGCTGACCACACCAGTGAACGACTTGTCTTCGGTCATCTTCGTGATCTCGGTCAGCACCGACTGTTTGCTTCGCGATTGGATGATACGACCTTGGTGGGCCGTGATGCTGCAGAACGTGCAACCACCGAAACAGCCTCGCATGATCGTGACCGAGTTCTTGATCATCTCGTAGGCGGGAATCTTCTCGGTGTAACTGGGGTGCGGTTGACGCGTGTAGGGCAATCCGTAAATCGCGTCCATCGCCGCTTCGCTGATTGGCATCTGGGGCACGTTACAAACGACCGTTTGGGTGCCGTGCCGCTGGAATATCTTGCGAGCGTTGTGGGGATTGGTTTCATTGTGAATGATCCGCGTCGCTTCGGCAAAGTCCAACTTGTTGCCAAGCACGGCTTCGTACGACGGGATCTCCATCGCGTCGTCGGGGATCGATTCGGAAGCGCCTAGCAAATATGCGGCGCCTCGCATGTCGCGTAGGTCCTTCACTGATTCGCCCGCTTCAAGACGTCGCGCGATTTCGACGATCGCGTTTTCTCCCATCCCAAAGCCGACCAAGTCCGCCTTGCTGTCCATCAGAATGCTGCGTTTCACCTTGTCCGACCAATAGTCATAATGAGCCAACCGACGCAGCGATGCTTCGACGCCGCCGGCGATCACGGGGACACCCTTGTAGGCCTCGCGGGCACGTTGACAGTAGGACAGCGTTGCCCGGTCGGGCCGCAAACCGATGCGGCCGCCTGGCGAATACGCGTCGTCGTTGCGAACTTTCTTGTTGGCCGTGTAGTGATTGATCATCGAGTCCATGTTGCCGGCGCTGATGCCGAAAAACAGCCGTGGACGACCAAACTCTTTCCAAGCGTCACAGTTTCGCCAATCCGGTTGGCTGATGATGCCGACTCGGTAACCGGCGGCTTCCAAGACACGTCCCAAGATCGCCATCGCGAAACTGGGATGGTCGATGTAGGCATCACCGGTAACAAACACGATGTCTAGTTCGTTCCAACCGCGTTTCCTTGCTTCCTTCATCGTCATCGGCAGCGGATCGGCCGCCAAAGGGCCGGTGGGTGTGCGCCCGCCCGCCGTCAAGTTCGACAAATAGTCTCGCGACATAGCGGGGGCCAAGGCGGCAGCGGCGTCGATGGGATCGTTGATGACGGGAAGTTGCATGAAATCGGACGTCGGGAGTGTTTTTGGGTCGGCAGGTGCAGCGAGAACAACTTTAGCGCCTCATTGTAGGGCTATTAAAAGCGTTTGATAGCGTGAAAACGACGGTTTTCAGTGCCGGCAAACCGGTGGCCAAGATTTGATCTCATCTTTGAAGGTCGGGGCCAAGAACGTAAACTTCCGCTGCTGCCCTAAATCAACCAAAGGATTCGCATGAAATTTCGCTTCCCGATTCTGATCATTGACGAAGACTACCGCTCGGAAAATACGTCGGGGCTGGGCATTCGTGCGCTCG
Above is a window of Rubripirellula tenax DNA encoding:
- the lpxK gene encoding tetraacyldisaccharide 4'-kinase, translated to MKWDFRSIMSGQRRGPAAMLARGVLRVGSFPYAIAVKRRNRQYDSGKLETHAAGVPVISVGNLTTGGTGKTPIVCYLAKWFRSRGRRVMIISRGYGRGDNDVNDEALELHDRLPDVPHVQNPDRVEAARIVVEELEAEVILMDDGFQHRRLHRDLDIVVIDATCPFGYGHLLPRGLLREPITGLTRADLVILTRCDAADAAKLAEIENLIKSVKPNLAVLRSRHVPSGLREFPDLTSPIRSLEGQSVALVAAIGNPDAFEQTVLSCQATVIASKHFPDHDTYSSEVVAEIRQWVRDLGDSIDRVVCTHKDLVKLRTDRIGGKPLVAITIDLEIDGDVSPWLDPIVSSIKDGDSDF
- a CDS encoding NADP-dependent isocitrate dehydrogenase, which codes for MTGNTAKIIYTFTDEAPALATHSLLPIVQAYCQAVGVQIETRDISLAGRILANFSDFLTDEQRCPDALAELGELAKTPQANIIKLPNISASIPQLIEAIEELQSKGFAIPSFPDDPKTEEQQSIRACYAKVLGSAVNPVLREGNSDRRVAAPVKAYARKNPHSMGAWSPDSKTCVASMASGDFYGSERSHVMSKAGNVRIVWIGKDGNKKVLKDALSLQAAEVIDASVMSRAELRRFLTEAVADARANGLLMSLHMKATMMKVSDPIIFGHCVTVYFADVFEKHADTFKQIGVDPNNGLGDVYAKIQSLDAEKQTEIKSDIEATYAKGPALAMVDSDKGITNLHVPSDVIIDASMPAAIRASGKMWGADGKLHDMLAIIPDRCYSGVYQATIDFCKTHGAFDVSTMGSVANVGLMAQKAEEYGSHDKTFQIAGEGVVRVVDDAETVLMEHAVREGDIWRMCQTKDAPIRDWVRLAVARARATGSPAIFWLDENRDHDANLIKKVTEYLPDHDTEGLEILIMSPVDATTYTCERARQGKDTISVTGNVLRDYLTDLFPIIELGTSAKMLSIVPLLAGGGLFETGAGGSAPKHVEQLVSEGHLRWDSLGEFLAIAVSLEDLASKTADGDIKVLASTLNDATSRLLDEDKSPSRSVGELDNRGSHFYLAMFWAQALASQDTSPRLKSAFAELATKLAEHESQIVAELNGAQGKPVDIGGYYYADESKVQAAMRPSQTFNAAIASLVS
- a CDS encoding YgiQ family radical SAM protein, which encodes MQLPVINDPIDAAAALAPAMSRDYLSNLTAGGRTPTGPLAADPLPMTMKEARKRGWNELDIVFVTGDAYIDHPSFAMAILGRVLEAAGYRVGIISQPDWRNCDAWKEFGRPRLFFGISAGNMDSMINHYTANKKVRNDDAYSPGGRIGLRPDRATLSYCQRAREAYKGVPVIAGGVEASLRRLAHYDYWSDKVKRSILMDSKADLVGFGMGENAIVEIARRLEAGESVKDLRDMRGAAYLLGASESIPDDAMEIPSYEAVLGNKLDFAEATRIIHNETNPHNARKIFQRHGTQTVVCNVPQMPISEAAMDAIYGLPYTRQPHPSYTEKIPAYEMIKNSVTIMRGCFGGCTFCSITAHQGRIIQSRSKQSVLTEITKMTEDKSFTGVVSDIGGPTANMYHMQCTKPEVEAVCRRQSCVHPKICKLLGVDHTPVIELMREARAIPGVKKVLVASGIRMDLARTSPEYLKELTAHHVGGKLKVAPEHVDAGTLNKMRKPKNDDFEHFTEVFNQESERVGKKQFIVPYFIASHPGSDVSAMIELALFLKRNGYKPDAVQDFIPAPLDVATTMYYTEMDPFTKKPVYIAKAMKERKMQRALMQFFKPENYFEVREALRSVGRMDLVGDGCECLIPSKPPKEAQHRRREDANKRFRGDYVHTIPKADGAPDKKKGSVKERRERKSTGYRPKRGGAQ